One genomic region from Jiangella sp. DSM 45060 encodes:
- a CDS encoding Xaa-Pro peptidase family protein gives MAETHARRRAELARKLVDDKLDAALVTSLVNVRYLTGLDSSNAALLLTSDGSAVLATDSRYSTAAKAVAEDVELVVERGVATSLATRAAKAGGSLRLGVEEQAVTLELWESMRAALDAEAGTVETVHLGRAVEQLRAVKDEDELGLLAQACAISCRALEDLWAAGGFAGRTEKEIARDLEWRMFGHGADAVAFETIVATGPNSAVPHHRPTERVVERGDLLKIDFGAAYRGYHADCTRTSVVGAEPQDWQREIYDLVAAAQQAGVDTVAVGAECMSVDHASRAIIDDAGYKENFGHGTGHGVGLEVHEAPTLGYSAAGTLADRMAVTVEPGIYLPGRGGVRIEDTLAVRASGASELFTPTTKDLLILDA, from the coding sequence ATGGCGGAGACCCACGCGAGACGACGCGCCGAACTGGCTCGGAAGCTGGTTGATGACAAGCTCGACGCGGCGCTAGTCACAAGCCTGGTCAACGTCCGCTATCTCACCGGCCTCGACAGCAGTAACGCGGCATTGCTCCTGACCTCGGACGGTTCGGCCGTGCTCGCCACGGATAGCCGTTATTCTACGGCCGCGAAGGCCGTCGCAGAAGACGTCGAGCTGGTGGTCGAACGGGGTGTCGCGACGTCCCTCGCCACGCGTGCGGCGAAGGCCGGGGGGAGTCTACGGCTGGGCGTCGAGGAACAGGCCGTCACCCTCGAGCTGTGGGAGTCGATGCGTGCGGCGCTCGACGCCGAGGCGGGCACGGTCGAGACCGTCCACCTCGGCCGGGCGGTCGAGCAGCTGCGCGCCGTCAAGGACGAGGACGAGCTGGGCCTGCTGGCGCAGGCGTGCGCCATCTCCTGCCGGGCGCTGGAGGACCTCTGGGCCGCGGGCGGGTTCGCCGGGAGGACGGAGAAGGAGATCGCACGCGACCTCGAGTGGCGCATGTTCGGCCACGGCGCCGACGCCGTCGCGTTCGAGACCATCGTCGCGACCGGCCCCAACAGCGCCGTCCCGCACCACCGGCCGACCGAGCGCGTCGTCGAGCGCGGCGACCTGCTGAAGATCGACTTCGGCGCCGCCTACCGCGGCTACCACGCCGACTGCACCCGCACCTCCGTCGTCGGGGCCGAGCCGCAGGACTGGCAGCGCGAGATCTACGACCTCGTCGCCGCCGCCCAGCAGGCCGGCGTCGACACCGTCGCCGTCGGCGCCGAGTGCATGTCCGTCGACCACGCCAGCCGTGCGATCATCGACGACGCCGGGTACAAGGAGAACTTCGGGCACGGCACCGGGCACGGCGTCGGCCTCGAGGTGCACGAGGCGCCGACGCTCGGTTACTCGGCGGCGGGTACACTGGCCGATCGCATGGCTGTGACCGTCGAGCCCGGGATCTACCTGCCCGGCCGCGGCGGCGTCCGCATCGAGGACACGCTGGCGGTTCGAGCCTCCGGCGCATCCGAACTGTTCACGCCCACCACCAAGGACCTGCTGATCCTGGACGCCTGA
- the efp gene encoding elongation factor P has product MATTNDLKNGIVLNLDGQLWSVVEFQHVKPGKGGAFVRTKLKNVLSGKVVDKTFNAGVKVETANVDRREMTYLYRDADDFVFMDTQSYEQTHVSAAVVGDAANFMLENQDATVGLHDGTPLFVELPASVVLTIEYTEPGLQGDRSTGGNKPARLETGYEVQVPLFITSGERVKVDTRDGSYLGRAG; this is encoded by the coding sequence GTGGCGACGACCAACGACCTCAAGAACGGCATCGTGCTCAACCTCGACGGGCAACTGTGGAGCGTGGTGGAGTTCCAGCACGTCAAGCCCGGCAAGGGTGGCGCCTTCGTGCGGACGAAGCTGAAGAACGTCCTCTCCGGCAAGGTGGTCGACAAGACCTTCAACGCGGGCGTCAAGGTCGAGACCGCCAACGTCGACCGCCGCGAGATGACCTACCTCTACCGCGACGCCGACGACTTCGTGTTCATGGACACCCAGAGCTACGAGCAGACGCACGTCTCCGCCGCCGTCGTCGGCGACGCCGCGAACTTCATGCTCGAGAACCAGGACGCCACGGTCGGCCTGCACGACGGCACCCCGCTGTTCGTCGAGCTCCCGGCGTCGGTCGTGCTCACCATCGAGTACACCGAGCCGGGCCTGCAGGGCGACCGCTCCACCGGCGGCAACAAGCCGGCCCGGCTCGAGACCGGCTACGAGGTGCAGGTGCCGCTGTTCATCACCAGTGGCGAGAGGGTCAAGGTCGACACCCGCGACGGTTCGTACCTCGGCCGCGCCGGCTGA